The genomic segment gatgtagtgttcatatgtattaatactcagtttgatgtagtgttcatatgtattaatactcagtttgatgtagtgttcatatgtattaatactcagtgtgatgtagtgttcatatgtattaatactttgtgtgatgtagtgttcatatgtattaatactcagtgtgatgtagtgttcatatgtattaatactcagtttgatgtagtgttcatatgtattaatactcagtttgatgtagtgttcatatgttagtgttcatatgtattaatactcagtgtgatgtagtgttcatatgtattaatactcagtgtgatgtagtgttcatatgtattaatactcagtttgatgtagtgttcatatgtattaatactttgtgtgatgtagtgttcatatgtattaatactaagtttgatgtagtgttcacatgtattaatactcagtgtgatgtagtgttcatatgtattaatactcagtttgatgtagtgttcatatgtattaatactcagtttgatgtagtgttcatatgtattaatactcagtgtgatgtagtgttcatatgtattaatactttgtgtgatgtagtgttcatatgtattaatactcagtgtgatgtagtgttcatatgtattaattctcagtttgatgtagtgttcatatgtattaatactcagtttgatgtagtgttcatatgtattaatactctgTTTGAtatagtgttcatatgtattaatactcagtgtgatgtagtgttcatatgtattaatactcagtttgtTGGATGTTCAGAGTTGTGTGATGGTGACTTCTCTCTTTCTAACGTCAgtaacattcaggagtttctgtctcagtctctagtttcaagtcttcttcaaacagctgaagatcatttagtgaattatgatcatttagagtcaaacagaccataaagcaccggatgtACTGGGGGGCGGGGGCagataccacagtgtgattgataGCTAGTACTGTCCAAAGGATGTATTGTAGCTCAAGTAAattatgagcagtaataaaaatgtataaatcataACTACAGGATTAATTAGATGGACAGGAATAAACAAGCATCTTCTACCTTTTCAGTCTCTTTGTAGATTTGtagttatataaataatatatgtgtatatatatatatgtgtgtataataTGAATGAAGATACTTATAATAAGCTGGTCAGCTGTGGCTAGGTATCTGTatctcaaacatttcaaaagatTAAACTCCAGGTACATTAAACAGAAAAATCCATTTATTAGAACAAATGAAATCACTTCCAGTTGGAGAAAAACTCTTTCTTCCTCGTGGTTTGtgaaattaatcatttaaatatgacgtttaaaactaaatcaaatgataaaaatcacagccaaaatatgaaaacattttgccATAACAAAATAAGAATATTGGAACAGAAATCCAATTTATGATCATTATTTAAATGAagtaacaacattttttaagtaATTTCTCCATAAATCCTTCCTTCTGATAGTGAtgaacagcgccccctgcagccgcACTTGGGGATTACCTGTGTAGAGAAAACCAGAAGAacctgaggagctgctgctcgaacaaatccaccaaactgtgCAGAACTTTTCCTGTTtatgtttcctgctgaatattggagataaactctggtttttaataacttcagagtgttttgagctgatctcagttcagctcaaCTCTCTATTTGAGTGATTTCTGTGAAGCTTCTCTGGATCACTTGACGTCCCTCGTGTAAAACACGCTGCTGATCTTCTGTCGGAGCTCTTTGCAGTTCAGCCCATAGATGATGGGGTTCAGCGCCGGGGGCACGACATGGAACAGGACGGACGCCACTTTGCCCCCGTCCGCCCACTGGGGGTTCCGGTGCATGATCATGGGGGTGAAGGACGCCACCAGCATGATGACGTACACGGCCAGGTGGGAGGCGCAGGTCTGCAGCGCCTTGCTGCTCAGCCCCTTGCTCCTGTTGCTGAAGCACATGATGGCGATCCTCAGGTAGGTGAGCGTCACGCTGCCGAGGGAGGAGCCCAGGATGACCACGGCGCTGCCGAGGCCGTAGATGTGGTTGATGAGGAGGTTCTGGCAGGAGAGCTTGAACAAGGAGGCGTTGTCGCAGAACGGGTTGCTGATCAGCCTCCTGCAGCGCGTCAGGCGGACGGTGAGGCCCAGGAGGATCGCCACGGAGAGGAAGGCCGCCACCCAGGCCCCGGCCGACAGCCTCACCACCATCCGGGGGGTCATGATGGAGGCGTACCGCAGCGGGTTGCAGATGGCCACGTAGCGGTCGAAAGCCATGATCATCAGCACCGCATGGGAGGTGCCTGCATGGAAGTGACTGGCGAAGGCCTGAAGGACGCACTCATAGAAGCGGATGTAGCGCTGAGTCGTGGGAGTGAAGACGTCGCTCAGCAGACGAGGGACGACCGCGCTGGCTCCGAACGCGTCGTTGATGCTCATGTTGCAGAAGAGCAGGTACATGGGCTGGTGGAGGCTCCGCTCCGTGGAGATCAGCAGCACCAGGCCCAGGTTAGACACCATGATGAAGACgtagatgaggaggagcaggacgaaGGCGGGAAGAGAGGCCGCAGGGCTGACCTTTAACCCCTCTATGGATAGAATATCAGCACTGAATGTCTGGTTCTCCATGACGCTGAGGAGACGTtcaagagcagagagagaaacagaaaactcaTTTCAATTCAGTTCAACAGAAAAAGATCAGAGTGAGTCTGAGCAGCACAAACGTGTTGAATCATCTTCAATAAAGTTTCCAGTTGAACATGTTCACGTCATGTGTGTAATTCATTTTCTCTGACTGAGCAACGTGGACTGAAACATTTCCACACGTGTTCAGAACCTGGAACATGtgaaccacagaagaagaaaatcagtCTTACActtgtttcatttattaagtTTCAATGATTTCACTGCAGCTGAAGTTTCTCTTTGTTCGACTCTAATGTTTCAAAAATCGATGAATACTTTgaagtgatgaaaacaaacaactgatcaaatatcaaatacaatGAAGTGAGCTCCTGAGATGAGACATGTGGAATCTGATTTTACAGTTTAGTGCTGAGGTGACTCATCTAAATACTCGTGAATAATAAGATCTTCAGTTTTTATCACAACTgtaacatgaaataaaatcttTTAGGAAATTAAAAGAGAAACTGACACGAACATGTGAAGCTCAGGAGACaaactggaaacacaacaaacgtCCTCATCAAACAGACAAAGGTCCTGTGTCAGAATCAAAGAATCAGGGACACGTCTCCATCACGTGTTTCAACTCAAAGGCACAAAGTGAACCCAGTGACCAGTCCAGCAGATTTCTACTtccattcatttattatattaaaactctgacattttatcctgaaatgtaaaaatgttgaaaaatcttTACATAATAAAACTGAAGATTTCTGAAAATAAACGAATTTCAATCAAACTAAAATAACTAaagtttactttattttctttaactaTTCACTAAAATCTTGtagaaacaaataaactaaaatcTCAAATTTGACCTTCAAGTTATAATTGAAAGTTGATTCATGTTtcttatgtttttataattaacattaataatgtttcatgtataaaacatatatatctaCGATATGTCTCGGGTGAAAGTGAAAAgtaaactgtgtgtgagtgtgtgagtgggtcATGTTTACCTCTGACAACGTGGACGTCCTCCTGTCGGACCTGTCTCTCACTCGTCTTTTATAacctgtctcttcttcttcttcttcttcttcctctttgacTCTCGCTcttcagtttgttgtgttgctcatCACTTTGTCTCCAGGCAACCGTTGCTGTCATCATCAAGCATGTTGTGGATGTTTGAGTCGATTTTACTGCTCGTCTGGTTTCTGTTATCATCTGTTAACATCTGAGAGTATCAGActcagatcagctgatgaacatgTGGATGAATCAGCAGCTGAAGAGCCAGATCTTTccttcaggaggaggagaccaaaCATGGAcataaaagagaggaaacactgaaCTGATGAGgtaacacaaacatcacatgacACATCATGTTCATCTGTGGAGAAacttacaaacaaataaacgtAAAAGTCGTgtgttgtcgttttttttttatccaaacttagattttaaataaagacgacgactcgtctccacttcctctaaTGAAGCTTAAATATCTCAGAttcaaacgctgccatcttgtggtgatgacgtCATCTACAGTTGGAGTCAGCAGAAGtgatggtggagctgtggtgtcGATGCCTCGCCATACACATatctgaccaatcaggagtcagctgtcaatcataatgtctcagcctgttttcatatcattaaaaaactgattcaaaccaaactgatcagaaacacgtgaacaaacctcagagagaagaactgaaacCACGAgacatttaattcaattcatttcaattcagGAACATGTGAAGACTGGAGATGTTCTAAAGCtttggtgttttatttatttatgtcatgATTATAATTCATTTAATTGATATTAGAgtcaatttgatttattaagCTCTTCAATCCCTtcttggatgaaaccacagagcGACGCAGGGTTTCATTTTCTTAACTTAGAGGTCTGTGGTTTCTCTTCGTGAACAGGAGGCGGATTTTCTCTCGGACCGCTTTGATCTGCAGTCCGTAGATGACGGCGTTCATGGCGGGAGGAACCACGTGGAACATGATGGAGGCCAGCTTCCTGTGGTCGGACAGGTGGGGGAAACGATGGAGGACGATGATGATGGAGCCGGACACAAACATGATGATGTAGACGGCGAGGTGGGAGGCGCAGGTCTGCAGCGCCCGGCGGCTCAGCGCCTGGTTCCGGCTGCTCAGACACACCATGGCGATCCTCAGGTAGGTGAGCGTCACGCTGCCGAGGGACGAGCCCAGCAGCACCACGGTGTAGCCGAGGCCGTAGATGTTGTTGATGAGGACACTCTCACACGAGAGTTTGAACAAGGAGGCGTTGTCACAGAACGGGTTGAATATGATCCTCCTGCAGCGCGGCAGCCGGACGCTGAGGCCCAGGAGCACGGCCACCAGGAGCAGAGACGCCGTCCAGGCTGACAGCGACAAACTCACCAGCATCGTGTTGGTCATGATGGCGGCGTACCGCAGCGGCTCGCAGATCGCCACGTAGCGGTCGAAGGCCATGATCATCAGCACGGTGTGAGCGGTGCTCGCGTGGAAGTGAGCGCAGAACGCCTGAACCACGCAGTCCACGTAAGAGATGTGTCGGTCCGAACCCGGGAGGAGGACGTCGCTCAGCAGACGAGGGACGACCGCGCTGGCTCCCAACGCGTCGTTGATGCTCATGTTGCAGAAGAGCAGGTACATGGGCTGGTGGAGGCTCCGCTCCGTGGAGATCAGCAGCACCAGGCCCAGGTTAGACACCATGATGAAGACgtagatgaggaggagcaggacgaaGGCGGGAACAGAGGCCGCAGCGCTGACCTTTAACCCCTCCAGCTGCAGAAGAGCCACGCTGACGTTGTTCATCCTGCAGACGAACGATCaggatcagctgtcaatcaacacCTGAGAACAAATACAGATCAGAAACTTTCAATTCAAGTTTTGACCCATGACACATGATTCTGTCGAGTTTTTAAAGAATCAAGATTTTATGGATTTGAATCATAAAAAACTGAACAATGAACAAATAGAAGAAACATCATGATTCCCACTGAGACTTTGATGATCTGTGACGATTTAGATCCACACTATGATTCATAACCTGTCAACCTGCTGATCCGATCTACACCTCCGTCAGTGTGATCTCTTCCTCCGTCACAGCTTCCATCCCTCGTTCTTTCTCAGTCAGAGGACGTGGCTCTTTGTTCAGATATGAGACAATCTGTGATTATACAACATTTATCTATGTTATAATCCAGTTTATCAATCTATTTtagtgttttaatatttaaaaaaacaatttaactcaatTAAAAATCATCAGGCAAAACGTTATTGttcatgaaaaatatgtttttttattttgtaacctGGTTGGATTGTGCTCTTTGGACAAATAAACTTAAACAAGTGTTGACACAGAAATAACTAGTTCATTATTATCAGGATGTAtggtatattatattaaatggtacatacatgacacacacacatttatatacaattttgaatgttgaaaaataactatatataaaataaattttcaaaaaataaagtcaacatctagttttttcactttgaaacaagacaaataaaacacaacctcagaAGCTGAGTTTAAATGAGTCACAGTTTataacaaagacatgaaatgaaaaacatcacaaacatgtCAACGTTTCTGGttgatgaaaatacaaaaataacattttacacaTCAATCTGTTTCACTGAATTAAAACTCATGTAGGCACAGAAATGTAACAAATCCAACGAGATCAACacaaagctgtttgtgtttgtctgtgtgtgtgtgtgtgtgtgtgtgtgtgtgtgtgtgtgtatatctatAGATATGAGGCCGATTTTGGTTCAATACCTTCGTTGTAAAGTTTTTTCTGGTCCCTACAAATCCAAAGATTTgcttgagggttaagacttgacAGAGTTATGTTAGTTATTTGGAAGCTATAGTTAAGGTTAGATTAAGGGGTTAGTTATTTGGAAGCTATAGTTAAGGTTAGATTAAGGGGTTAGTTATTTGGAAGCTATAGTTAAGGTTAGATTAAGGGGTTAGTTATTTGGAAGCTATAGTTAAGGTTAGATTAAGGGGTTAGTTATTTGGAAGCTATAGTTAAGGTTAGATTAAGGGGTTAGTTATTTGGAAGCTATAGTTAAGGTTAGATTAAGGGGTTGCTCGTCCTCTCAGCGGAGGACACGTGCACATCTGTGTTTACCTGTCGAtcgtccccctctctctccacagctggACCGACTCTCTCCTCTTATTAGTCGACAGCATCGTGGTGACGTCATCACTTCTGAACATGAGGTTTATCAACTTTCATCCAATCGGCTTTGGTCACGTGCACGTTGTCTCAGGTTCTAACATGGTGCACGAGA from the Platichthys flesus chromosome 15, fPlaFle2.1, whole genome shotgun sequence genome contains:
- the LOC133969807 gene encoding olfactory receptor 2F1-like, translating into MENQTFSADILSIEGLKVSPAASLPAFVLLLLIYVFIMVSNLGLVLLISTERSLHQPMYLLFCNMSINDAFGASAVVPRLLSDVFTPTTQRYIRFYECVLQAFASHFHAGTSHAVLMIMAFDRYVAICNPLRYASIMTPRMVVRLSAGAWVAAFLSVAILLGLTVRLTRCRRLISNPFCDNASLFKLSCQNLLINHIYGLGSAVVILGSSLGSVTLTYLRIAIMCFSNRSKGLSSKALQTCASHLAVYVIMLVASFTPMIMHRNPQWADGGKVASVLFHVVPPALNPIIYGLNCKELRQKISSVFYTRDVK
- the LOC133969699 gene encoding olfactory receptor 52E8-like — encoded protein: MNNVSVALLQLEGLKVSAAASVPAFVLLLLIYVFIMVSNLGLVLLISTERSLHQPMYLLFCNMSINDALGASAVVPRLLSDVLLPGSDRHISYVDCVVQAFCAHFHASTAHTVLMIMAFDRYVAICEPLRYAAIMTNTMLVSLSLSAWTASLLLVAVLLGLSVRLPRCRRIIFNPFCDNASLFKLSCESVLINNIYGLGYTVVLLGSSLGSVTLTYLRIAMVCLSSRNQALSRRALQTCASHLAVYIIMFVSGSIIIVLHRFPHLSDHRKLASIMFHVVPPAMNAVIYGLQIKAVREKIRLLFTKRNHRPLS